A DNA window from Paenibacillus sp. HWE-109 contains the following coding sequences:
- a CDS encoding M24 family metallopeptidase, whose protein sequence is MNSFVENRHASLREAERKAAELFQAIEDKNILRSGTTEKQINRDIYELAFQMFGIKKYWHKRIVRAGKNTLHPYKENPPDLTVLEDDIVFLDFGPIFEDWEADFGRTYVLGQDPNKTKLRHDIAQAWAEGKTYFQSKPNMTGSELFAFVSDLAHKYGWEFGGPHAGHLIGEFPHEEIQGEEVENYIHPDNHISMREPDKNGHPRDWILEIHFVDRELEIGGFIEQLLTVD, encoded by the coding sequence ATGAATTCATTTGTGGAGAATAGACATGCTTCGTTGCGGGAGGCTGAAAGGAAAGCGGCTGAACTTTTCCAAGCGATCGAAGATAAGAATATATTAAGGAGCGGTACAACGGAAAAGCAGATTAATCGTGATATTTATGAGTTGGCGTTCCAAATGTTCGGAATTAAGAAATACTGGCATAAACGTATTGTCCGAGCGGGTAAAAACACGCTGCATCCGTATAAAGAAAACCCTCCCGATTTGACCGTCCTTGAGGATGATATTGTTTTTCTCGACTTTGGGCCGATTTTTGAAGATTGGGAGGCTGATTTCGGCCGGACATACGTGCTCGGACAAGATCCAAATAAGACCAAATTACGTCATGATATTGCGCAAGCTTGGGCAGAAGGAAAAACCTATTTTCAATCTAAACCTAATATGACAGGTAGTGAATTGTTCGCATTTGTTAGTGATCTTGCGCACAAATATGGTTGGGAATTCGGAGGACCACACGCAGGTCATCTCATAGGTGAATTCCCTCACGAAGAAATCCAGGGAGAAGAAGTTGAGAACTATATTCATCCCGACAATCATATTTCCATGAGAGAACCGGATAAAAACGGTCACCCGCGAGATTGGATTTTGGAAATCCATTTTGTTGATCGGGAATTGGAAATTGGCGGGTTTATCGAACAATTATTAACGGTTGATTAA
- a CDS encoding DHA2 family efflux MFS transporter permease subunit produces MKQYNTRAIMASLLICGFVGMFSETALNIAISNLMDVFQISAATAQWLTTGFLLTLGILMPMTGLLLQWLTTRQMFIVSLASSIVGTLIAALAVNFEMLMVARVLQAAGMGLLIPLMFNTILVVYPPEKRGAAMGFVGLVIMFAPATGPTVAGLLIEYLTWHYIFWLSLPFLIIGLLIGLKYLDNVTEVTRPRIDPLSIILSSIGFGGVVYGFSKAGEGQGGWSSTIVLASIVIGLIALVLFALRQMFMREPMMNLRVFKYPMFIVGLLLVLTCMMIILSSMIILPMYLQNGMKLSAFATGLMMLPGSALNGILSPRMGRLFDKYGPKWLVIPGLAIVAVMLWFFSSITVASSVAFIVALHIGLMIGISMVWMPAQTNGLNQLPPELYPHGTAVMNTLQQVAGAIGTAIAISILTSGMEKYLTSSPVPSEPVEMAKAMMLGSQNVFLFATIVSVIGLVVAFFIRRVIVKHATMNAVH; encoded by the coding sequence ATGAAGCAATACAATACAAGGGCTATAATGGCGTCGCTGCTCATTTGCGGCTTCGTAGGCATGTTCAGCGAGACGGCACTCAACATAGCGATTAGCAATTTAATGGATGTGTTCCAGATTTCGGCCGCGACTGCCCAGTGGTTAACGACAGGCTTTTTGCTCACTCTCGGTATTCTGATGCCGATGACAGGTTTACTGCTGCAATGGTTGACAACCAGGCAGATGTTCATTGTTTCGCTTGCAAGCTCGATCGTTGGGACATTGATCGCAGCGCTTGCTGTCAATTTCGAAATGCTGATGGTTGCCCGCGTTCTTCAGGCAGCCGGCATGGGGTTATTAATTCCGCTCATGTTTAATACCATTCTCGTCGTTTACCCTCCGGAGAAGCGTGGGGCAGCGATGGGCTTCGTTGGTCTAGTCATTATGTTCGCACCAGCGACTGGCCCAACTGTGGCGGGGCTTTTAATCGAATATTTAACATGGCACTATATTTTCTGGTTGTCTCTACCGTTTTTGATCATAGGGTTGTTGATCGGATTGAAATACCTGGATAACGTCACTGAGGTCACAAGACCCCGTATTGATCCATTGTCTATTATTTTGTCATCGATCGGCTTCGGCGGCGTAGTGTATGGCTTCAGTAAAGCAGGCGAAGGACAGGGAGGCTGGAGCAGCACGATCGTGCTCGCATCGATCGTCATCGGCCTTATCGCACTTGTCTTGTTCGCGCTGCGCCAGATGTTCATGCGCGAGCCGATGATGAACTTGCGCGTCTTCAAGTATCCGATGTTTATCGTGGGGCTGCTTCTTGTGCTGACGTGTATGATGATCATCTTATCGAGCATGATTATTTTGCCGATGTATCTGCAGAACGGGATGAAACTATCCGCGTTCGCTACCGGGCTCATGATGCTGCCGGGCAGCGCATTGAATGGTATCTTGTCGCCGCGTATGGGGCGCCTTTTCGATAAGTATGGACCTAAGTGGCTTGTAATTCCGGGGCTCGCCATCGTAGCGGTGATGTTATGGTTCTTTTCCAGCATAACCGTTGCGTCTTCGGTAGCCTTTATCGTGGCTTTGCATATTGGTCTCATGATTGGTATCTCTATGGTATGGATGCCGGCGCAAACAAACGGACTTAACCAACTTCCGCCGGAACTTTACCCGCACGGAACCGCAGTCATGAACACGTTGCAACAGGTCGCAGGGGCGATCGGCACGGCAATCGCAATCAGCATCCTCACAAGTGGTATGGAGAAGTATTTGACCAGCTCTCCTGTGCCGAGTGAGCCGGTCGAGATGGCTAAAGCGATGATGCTCGGTTCCCAGAACGTGTTCTTGTTCGCGACGATCGTATCCGTCATCGGGTTAGTTGTGGCGTTCTTCATCCGCCGCGTTATCGTTAAGCATGCGACGATGAATGCGGTGCATTGA
- a CDS encoding HAD family hydrolase, with translation MNFIFDMDGTICFKGQPISKRILDYLLELQQLGHFIGFASARPYRDMLPILDDRFYDHLLIGANGAMAFNEGKPLYYNPIPSQLANQIIKLLDDYQADFLVDDTLNYAIRTEKQHPLLMSLDQNQVAKHVELDQIESFIKIVVLSCSRFEELSQNISQLDVTIHYHSAEGILDITNRNVNKMTGLKQTGLQLESFVCMGNDMNDLPLFQKAQHSVLIGTYEPLRLIANHQILMDDNIEHNIISKLEELRQRRDTYEFICGE, from the coding sequence ATGAACTTTATTTTTGATATGGATGGAACGATTTGTTTTAAAGGGCAGCCAATTTCCAAAAGGATTTTAGATTATTTGTTGGAGCTGCAACAATTAGGTCACTTTATCGGATTTGCTTCGGCGAGGCCTTATCGGGACATGCTGCCCATTTTGGATGACCGCTTTTATGATCATCTTTTGATCGGCGCCAATGGAGCTATGGCTTTCAACGAGGGAAAACCTCTTTATTATAATCCGATTCCATCTCAGCTAGCGAATCAAATTATTAAGCTCCTGGATGACTATCAGGCTGATTTTCTCGTTGATGATACATTGAACTACGCGATTAGAACAGAGAAACAGCATCCTCTTCTTATGAGTCTAGATCAAAATCAGGTGGCTAAACACGTGGAATTGGATCAAATTGAGTCTTTTATAAAAATTGTCGTTCTGTCGTGCAGTAGATTCGAGGAATTGTCGCAAAACATATCACAGCTCGATGTCACTATTCACTACCATTCCGCTGAAGGGATCCTAGATATTACAAATAGGAATGTTAATAAAATGACGGGATTGAAGCAAACGGGTCTGCAACTAGAATCTTTTGTATGCATGGGAAATGATATGAATGATCTTCCCTTGTTTCAAAAAGCCCAACATTCCGTATTAATTGGCACATACGAACCTCTACGGTTGATAGCTAATCATCAAATCTTGATGGATGACAACATAGAGCATAATATTATATCTAAGCTAGAGGAACTTCGACAGAGGAGAGATACATATGAATTCATTTGTGGAGAATAG
- the pdxR gene encoding MocR-like pyridoxine biosynthesis transcription factor PdxR, producing the protein MDRKPLFYQIYDYFKQGILKEQLPYGTFLPSIRSCAQSLNVSKNTVESAYQLLVSEGYISNIPKKGYQIVHLVKKSGSSSFPIWSGDYTDEVRIDFRYGNIELSSFPLNQWNKARNQIIGHYQRNYEVEGDSQGENALRKELSRLLFEARGVISAPEQIIIGATPQQLVSLLCQLMDTRDYVIGVEDPGYDGARNTFINLGFRVHAIPLTTDGISIDELEKSPANVVYVSPSQQFLNKLTMPQDKRQQLVQWVYSKKYIFEDDYEWEYKYENGFVASIQSLAPEKVIYIGRISKTLLPVTNISYAVLPYEMLSLFHSRVTEYDQPVSRLDQLTFAQYVSNGYWYKHLQKVRKQYEEKSTAFFEAMSQNSQYFVEVEAKDTGLHAFVTVKSSKSESELIKLGKMNGVQVYGTSRYRYHMTGKYPTVLLGYGSLSCKEIHLGIKLLTEAWFEPV; encoded by the coding sequence CTGGATCGAAAGCCATTATTTTATCAAATTTATGACTATTTCAAACAAGGCATACTGAAAGAGCAATTACCATACGGCACTTTTCTCCCCTCCATTAGAAGCTGCGCACAATCGCTTAATGTAAGCAAAAATACAGTCGAGAGCGCTTATCAACTTTTGGTTTCAGAAGGATACATCAGCAACATTCCCAAAAAGGGATATCAAATTGTTCATCTTGTTAAAAAATCCGGGAGCAGCTCCTTCCCGATTTGGAGTGGCGATTATACCGATGAAGTACGTATCGACTTTCGTTATGGCAATATTGAACTTTCTTCATTTCCACTGAATCAGTGGAATAAAGCACGCAACCAAATTATAGGGCACTATCAAAGAAATTATGAAGTAGAAGGTGACTCACAGGGAGAGAACGCGTTAAGGAAAGAATTATCAAGATTGCTTTTTGAAGCAAGGGGAGTCATTTCTGCACCCGAGCAAATCATAATAGGCGCTACTCCTCAACAGCTTGTATCACTGCTATGCCAGCTAATGGATACGAGGGATTATGTAATAGGAGTCGAGGATCCCGGGTACGACGGTGCCAGAAACACTTTTATCAATCTTGGCTTTCGTGTGCATGCGATTCCTTTGACGACTGACGGCATTTCCATAGATGAGCTAGAAAAGAGTCCTGCCAATGTGGTTTACGTGAGTCCTTCCCAGCAATTTCTCAATAAGTTGACGATGCCTCAGGACAAGAGACAACAGTTGGTGCAGTGGGTCTATTCCAAAAAATATATTTTTGAGGATGACTATGAATGGGAATATAAATATGAAAATGGGTTCGTGGCTTCTATTCAAAGTCTTGCCCCTGAGAAAGTTATTTATATTGGCAGAATTTCAAAAACGCTTTTACCAGTCACGAATATAAGCTATGCAGTACTTCCTTATGAAATGTTGTCTTTATTTCATTCAAGAGTAACCGAATATGATCAACCTGTGTCGAGACTCGATCAATTAACCTTTGCACAATATGTATCCAATGGTTATTGGTACAAGCATTTGCAGAAAGTGCGGAAACAATATGAAGAGAAGTCTACTGCTTTTTTCGAAGCCATGTCCCAGAATAGTCAGTATTTTGTGGAAGTTGAAGCCAAAGATACGGGTTTACATGCATTCGTTACAGTAAAGTCCAGTAAATCAGAATCCGAATTAATCAAGTTGGGCAAGATGAATGGCGTACAAGTGTATGGTACATCTAGGTATAGATACCATATGACAGGGAAGTACCCGACAGTTCTGCTTGGATACGGGTCATTAAGCTGTAAGGAGATACATCTTGGCATAAAGCTGTTAACCGAAGCATGGTTTGAGCCTGTTTAA